ACGATGAAAAGGATATTGCTGGAACCACTGGATAAGTATGTTCCGGGTTAGAAAAGGTTGGCGTAGACGGAATGAGGCTTATGTCCAGTAGTGGGTGCAGTAgcgctgcagatgatgatagGACATTAAGTAGCGAATGAGCAAGTACACACGCAGACTGTGGCGAGCACCCGCGCGGGCGGCGGCTGCGAGGCGCGGCGCGGCCTCGCCGACGCGGAGGCCGATGGCGTTGCGGCTGAAGACAATCGTGGTgaagatgttaaaaaaaaaatcaaaatttttcaaCTTAGGATGACATCAGGTATAACGTCAAAAatcattgaataaaattacttaaaactaagtctactgtcgACTTCCAATAaacaggtgaagaagaaacggcattacaaacttcaccgcagcctcgGCACTGTGCTCGGGCCAAACATTCTTGCCGTTTATATAATCATCAATCTTATAcatgcatttttaatataatttttgtactttGTATCGGAAATATTAAGAATCCATTTAAGTAATTCATTATAAAAGCGGTTCATTATaatacagttcccaacaaaagaaTGTTCTTACTTTGGCCAACTGATGCTCTTTGTTACGTAAGAcactaaccttttttttaaaaaaaataagtgtttctttttaaactgGTAGACCAGCAGCTACATATAAATACTGATATGGAGATGGTTAGCAAAGTTCAATTAAATGTCCTCACAAATAGAAGAAGAATAAACATCTAAAGTTGAGCACTGAAAAATACTGTTCTGAGTTAGAATAGTTAGCGGAAATATTCATATAAGGCCTTAAACATCAGAAGATAAGAACTATCACATGACATGTGAAAGAAGACAACTTTTTACATCGATGTCACGTTAGGGAATtacgaatacattttttttttgtctataatTGTAATACTAGAAGCTGACTATTGAtggtgattttaataatatgtaaacatGTGACGAATTTACCAGAACAAGTGATTATATTGTCGGCAGTAGCTCGCGGGGGCACAGGCGGGCGTGAGGTAGACGCGGCGGGGGCGGCGGGTGTGGCGGGGGGCGAGGACGGGGGGGAACACGCGTCGGCAGCCGTGGAGCAGGAGGCGCGGGCAGAGTCTGATCTGGAAGAGAAACCTGGTTAACGAGAATATTTATGTGGTGATAaaaactctctctctcaactGAGCCATTTCCCAATGTTGATGATAGACCCGCTGCGCACGGAGCATCACAAGATCAAGACAAGCTAAGTCGTCCGGAGTCACCGCTCCCGTGCGCCTTGGTGTCCACTAGCTGTCGTCAGGCGTACCTGCTTGGCTGCGCGCGGCGCTCGGAGCATCACAAGACGGTGTCGAGCGCGTCCAGCGAGCGCAGCAGCGCGGGGTCGCGGCTGCACCAGCGCGCCAGCTCGTCGGGCGTCACCACGCCGTCCGCATTCGTGTCCATCAGCtgaaacacacaaacacacacacacatacatttatCCCGCCTATTCCCCACGGGAGTAGGGATCcatattcaattaataaaaggctgtgatgaagtttgttgcgccgctttttttttaaagtcggaaattgattatatttttacgtcaACAAGTGATGTAcataatcatcatcatgtcGAATAAAGTTTCTGTGTTTTCTTCTATactctatactattattataaagaggtaagtgaTTGTAACTTTGTTAGttcgtatgtttgaggcgggtaatctctgaaactactgaACTGAAACTGATTTGAagaattctttcaccattagaaagttacattatctaagattgctataggctatatttaatcaaaattcccacgagagcgaatcTCCGGGCACAATGTATATgcaaaaaagtaatttcaaaCAAAGAATTGTGAATTTGTATTCGACTCCTCAACAACTCTAAttctaatacattttaaacagTGAAACAACAAAGTTACAGCcaatttgaaaatggaacacTCACGGTGAATATCCTGTCGACGTGGTCCTTGGCGGCGGCGCTGTGCACGGGCGGCGCCGCGGCGCGGCCCAGCAGCTCGTAGATGGCGTGCACCACGGCGTGCATCTCCGCGCGCGAGATGCGCCCGTCGCCGTCCACGTCGTACAGCGCGAACACCCACGACAGCTTCTCCTGCACGGAGCCGCGCGCCACGCGCGACAGGATCTCCAGGAACTCCTGGGGACGGAAGGTTAGGTTTTACATGTTGCCGCTCAAGTCAGTCAATCAGTCAGTCAGTTTTCATTCAGAAACTAGGTTTCCTTTTCcgtatcaaattttaaatccaGTAGTAGTGGGCGGTCCCGTTtgcgctcgggtaaaaccaaacaggtttatttgttagacaaattaaaaaacccccgactttcaatattcatttcgctacaacttttgaacggatGACTTTTGAAACTTGGCTAAgaaagaacactcgggataaaattaactatgacacaaaagaaaactaaacgaaaatcagTTCATCCGTTTCAGACAGGAATACCTGtcatattggtaaaaaccgcacAAAAATCCGCCCgacagtttttgagtttatcgctttcatacagacagaaagtAGCGACAGGGTGGTGAGATTTGtgactagcttttacccgcggcttcgcccgcatttatttcccacgggaacatttaattttctgggatgaaacgCACCCTATGTCCTAACTTCGagctacatgtatgcaaaatttcaagaagattggtgcAGCAGATAAATCTTGGTACCTAAGAAACaacaggtaacaaacaaacaaacttaccgtcgcatttgtaatatttctatcatataagtatatatattttcattacatacatttacatatatatatataagtatatatattttcctttcatcagcacttgatcacaatcataatatgtttcagtataccttttgaccatgtactttagtatgtacttacatgttatattactgataaaaaattatacataaatttatatttaaaaaatggtaagcccttccggcatgatagggaccaacactgtttgaatgagtttctttcggcatttcttctcagcagtggtcgttccgaaatgctagtagttcgtagctttggtaaacataatttaatttagaatatgatgtgaaaaagtgcctgtgaaggcctaatttctgaataaatgatttgattttgattttgatatcaaAATCACCGTCCATTTCCAGATAAAATGGCTGTTCACATTCGGATGCTCAATTCCGCTCCATAAAGCTGACTTCACGCGCTgcgaattatatttatgagcTTCCACGCTCGCGGCTTCCAGGAGGAGAGGGGGTAGCAgggcattttaatatttaagcaCTTGCCTTTGTCCGCGGTTTAACCCGCGTGATTTTTCTTGCAAAAAATTTTACAGGTAGAGTCAACGCAATAtgataaacaagttttttttacaaaaattacattttcgctacaatcttttattgtcgtcagaaagatcttgtggcatttaacgcctgataAAAAACTTATGTCTGTGCGTTGTTGTTGTgtggagttccctcgttgggatcCTGCGCTATGTGGTCatatgcttatcataataatacattgtcataGAAACTCAAGTAAATTCCCAGGTAAATTTTAACTCCgtaggacaactggaagtaggagaaatctaacttgcaagatttgattacagacagcgGGACAGGTGGCACTAAATATAAGCTTGTAATACTAAAggaatgttaaaattaaagcttataataaaaaaaataagtcttgCAAGTTGATTTTCACTTACTTCCACCTTGTATTACAGAATTTGTCACGTGCTCCTGTTTTCAAGACAACGCATTATCATAATAAGCATGACCTAATGGTGCATCCaagatcggctcccgacgagggaccTCCTCAACGGTAAACTGTACGGCACATGATTGGCCACACGTTGAGTGCAACAATGATGATAATTAAACCTTgtgacaaaaatgacattttttgtaataaacttgAAATTCCTACGGATGTGAATCCATAGGCTGTTActagtaatacataaatatagtcGATTTTGCACTTGTCACAGCCAGGACGAGCATAACTCACACACAATCCATATTGGCAATAGTTCAGATACATAATGACGCGGAATGGACACGACTAATGGAGATATGATGCCAGAACGAGACAGATGTATAGCTGCAGCTGGGAGAGAAAGAGACGGACAATTGGCGCTAAACTATAGAGTGAACTGGTACGTTCTGGAATCTATTGGAGCGATGTTAATaggtattacataaaatatattttcattcgaGAATATTAGTGTTTGTAATAGCATTTCCAATGGGGGTTGACGTCAGCCAGGCGGGAggttgtaaaatatagccgaattttcataattttaaagtttagttAAACCGAGCTCCGGCGCGTCAGCGTAAAATCTACGTCAGCGTAACTCGTCCAAATGTTGCTTATTAAATGACATGTAATATGTTCGCAtaaaaagctatgtttgttcgacggCTACCATATTGCGTTTGTAGTGATGACTTAGAaaagttgtttaattttagtttttatgatggtttagttataaataaataaatatattaggacaaatcacacagattgagctagccccgaagtaagttcgagacttgtattatgggatactaactcgacgatactatattttataacagtttGACTAGTAGACTAACTTAGTAGACTTcccaatagtttttttattcatatagtaaataaataaatctattatcACTTCCACATGAACGATTCCagtaaaatgtattcatttgTAAGTCATTTTATATGTCCAGGATCTATAATctagtaaattaattgaacTGGCCACCAAGATTCCAGCAAACAAATAAGTTAGAACGATcgttctaattttaaatatttttcgctGTCAAAAAGAATATTGCCTCCGTTTGCGGTGTTGCTACTCGAAACACcgttctaatttcaaatttcacaattcttttggaatgttcactaaattccaagcataattatatgtataatatactttttaattggCACTATTTGATCCCAGTTACACCAAGATGCAGCATAGTAACAGTTTATGTCGAAAATCCAATTTTTAGCAGAAAACCAATTTCTGGCGCGCGCTAAAACTGTTTATTGGGGATTGCATGAGATCGGATACCGCGCGCAGGTAGCAGAGCGAGGAAGATGTGGCAAAAACTAGAAAGTTGAACTTATCTGAATCAGCTAGTGTTTAGATAGTGGCAGAGACAAATTTTATTCCTCATcttatttgcaaaatttaatgatagtgaaaattaaataataaaaaaaaaagtattttaaaactgatttgtttttgtattataaaggAAATTCATCACTTtggtaaaaattaaagaatagcCATAGCAATACAGCGCTAGTGTAGTGCAGGCTAGTGCTTTAGACACTTTTGCACCGGAGACGCTAAGGAGCGCGTTATAATGTTATCATAGGTtagatttagaattttaattttttgtatgttttattatggatgtttgtcaattttattattattaattaataaatgactttatatataaagtacttGTGTACAAATATAGTAATGTTAATTATGCGTAGATGTGATCAGACGTTGACTTCAATAAGTCATGAATATCAtcctaatttgaattttgatagAGATTATAGAACTTAAAAGTTATCACATCGCCTACATTCTATCGTCAGTggatatataaattgaatatatatatatatatatatatatattcaatgaGGTTTGATAAGTATTTAGTTTTGATTCGGTTTCgctttgtgtgtgtgtgtattcaacaaataaacattttatttccagatt
This sequence is a window from Plodia interpunctella isolate USDA-ARS_2022_Savannah chromosome 29, ilPloInte3.2, whole genome shotgun sequence. Protein-coding genes within it:
- the LOC128682190 gene encoding Kv channel-interacting protein 4-like isoform X2 translates to MEEEYEESEFGLSRHRPEPLGALARSTRFSRHEIKLMYRGFKQECPSGVVDEEAFKHIFCQFFPLGDATQYAHYVFNTMKHKQSGKVNFEEFLEILSRVARGSVQEKLSWVFALYDVDGDGRISRAEMHAVVHAIYELLGRAAAPPVHSAAAKDHVDRIFTLMDTNADGVVTPDELARWCSRDPALLRSLDALDTVL